A stretch of the Rhinoderma darwinii isolate aRhiDar2 chromosome 3, aRhiDar2.hap1, whole genome shotgun sequence genome encodes the following:
- the LOC142748383 gene encoding uncharacterized protein LOC142748383: MESPLSNYSEMSEEQHPSGGVSGNDMGPGSGRRKREFISDEKKDAGYWEKRRKNNEAAKRSREKRRFHDLVLEGRVAALDEENGRLRSELLQLKLRYGLIKAASFLENGHGLGGCNSGHVGPLLCTGGNSNFSSSYLGMNSDSSEADSGGGAANDSYSPRGSLSDLSDQSSRGSPVPASYEDGRAMENDFANMCPVDSNASSRLAMPRGGVILYRVGGLTVDPQTRHMASPEHPDLGPLKHLVSDSNVPPLRSSIFVHSDSLQTPYQQLMKTAAEANVMEELRLPTYSHSEYHSEDSCSEEGASNFCPLESPTFQDLAAGVKLPHKLRLKSRSHGQEGWRADKGQGEEN, from the coding sequence ATGGAATCTCCTCTCTCCAACTACTCAGAGATGAGCGAGGAGCAGCATCCCAGTGGTGGAGTCTCCGGCAACGATATGGGACCTGGAAGTGGTCGCCGTAAGCGAGAGTTTATCTCCGACGAGAAGAAAGATGCCGGTTACTgggaaaagagaagaaaaaacaaTGAAGCTGCCAAGAGGTCCCGGGAGAAGAGGCGTTTCCACGACCTGGTCCTGGAAGGGAGGGTGGCAGCACTTGACGAGGAAAATGGGCGGCTGAGGAGTGAACTACTCCAACTGAAGCTCCGCTATGGACTCATAAAAGCGGCCTCCTTTCTGGAAAATGGACACGGGTTGGGAGGTTGTAATAGTGGACACGTGGGACCTCTTCTGTGCACTGGTGGGAATTCGAACTTCTCTTCTTCCTACTTGGGAATGAATTCAGACTCTTCGGAGGCGGACAGTGGAGGCGGAGCAGCAAACGACAGTTATTCCCCCCGGGGGTCACTTTCAGATCTTTCGGATCAGTCCTCTAGAGGCAGCCCAGTGCCAGCATCTTACGAAGATGGGAGGGCAATGGAAAATGACTTTGCCAACATGTGCCCAGTTGACAGCAACGCATCCTCGAGATTAGCAATGCCACGCGGGGGTGTGATTCTCTATAGAGTCGGTGGGCTCACAGTGGACCCTCAAACCAGGCATATGGCAAGTCCAGAGCATCCAGATCTGGGTCCCTTGAAGCACCTGGTCAGCGACAGTAACGTCCCCCCACTACGCTCCTCCATATTTGTTCATTCAGACAGTTTACAGACTCCGTACCAGCAGCTGATGAAGACAGCAGCTGAGGCCAATGTTATGGAGGAACTGAGGCTGCCCACATATTCCCATTCAGAATATCACAGTGAGGACAGTTGCAGTGAAGAAGGGGCATCTAATTTCTGCCCCTTGGAAAGCCCAACCTTCCAGGATCTTGCAGCGGGAGTGAAATTACCCCATAAACTCAGACTAAAAAGTCGATCGCATGGACAGGAGGGATGGAGAGCAGACAAGGGGCAGGGGGAAGAGAACTGA